Proteins co-encoded in one Christiangramia fulva genomic window:
- a CDS encoding DUF3293 domain-containing protein translates to MKQELINAYYHTSYNIFEPPISIKIGQQNPQLDILLKNHHQSCWAYVTAYNPFSELLPDEENEERHCLLKDKLNEYPFLEGEGVGLDPSWNPEKSLLILGISETDAVKLGEYFQQNAIVVGRRKGQARLVLLK, encoded by the coding sequence ATGAAACAAGAATTAATAAATGCCTATTACCATACATCTTATAATATCTTCGAACCTCCTATAAGTATAAAGATAGGTCAACAAAATCCTCAATTAGATATTTTATTAAAAAACCATCATCAATCTTGTTGGGCCTATGTTACAGCTTACAATCCTTTTTCAGAATTACTGCCCGATGAAGAAAATGAAGAACGCCATTGCCTTTTAAAAGATAAATTGAATGAATATCCTTTTTTGGAAGGTGAAGGTGTGGGATTAGACCCCTCCTGGAATCCCGAAAAAAGTCTCCTGATCCTGGGGATTTCTGAAACAGATGCGGTAAAGTTGGGGGAATATTTTCAGCAAAATGCAATTGTGGTGGGCAGAAGAAAGGGTCAGGCCCGATTGGTACTATTGAAATAG